The Triplophysa rosa linkage group LG15, Trosa_1v2, whole genome shotgun sequence genomic sequence CGAGTTGAGAGGTAGGATATAGTTTTGGTTAATTCTGGGAATgccttttttatttgcatagggaataaaacagaaataaacgtggaagaaaaatacaaaaaggtTAGTCATCagttaaaacatctgaatttAGAATTCATTGTTGTGCTTCTCTCCTTTAAAATTCTGAGTAACAATGTAAAATTTGAATAATACAGTTCTTTAGATTACAAAAAGTAAGAATGAAatggttcttaaagggatagttctgtcatgattttctgatagaaaattctgtcatcatttactcacaagaaagaaatgtttgaaatgataataGGGTAAGTAAActatgacagaaatttcattttgggtaaactatacctttaatttacttaatttacttatttactacatttttttttaccatttacTTAAAGGTTCAACTTCTgacagtgatagttcacccaaaaaataaaattctgtcatcatttactcaccctcttgtcatttcaaacctttataactttctttcttctgcagagcacaaaagaagatattttgaagaaagttggtaactgaacagcactgacccccattgacttctattgtaaggacacaaaaccaatgcaagtgaatgggagccagtgctgttcggtcaCCAACTTTCTTATagtaaataagtaaattaaaggaatagtttacccaaaatgaaatttctctCATGATTTACTTACCCtattatcatttcaaacatttatttcttgtgcagaacacaaaagacattgtgaagaatgttggtaaccaaacaatggttgcattgaatgggtaccgccattgtttggttaccaacattttcgaAATAGGTTCGAAACAACTAaatctttggggaaccaaaaatgtttcttcaatggcatcgctgttaagaacttttttttaagagtatatTGCTGTATCTTTTAAAGTGGCAGTTTCCTTTCTTACCACTTCTGTTTCCTTCCTGGAATGTGCTGGGACTGGCCGCCTGTCTGCACACGCCTCCAGAGTAGGTGGGGCCGGAACGGAAACCGTATGCAGATTTGGTGGCCGTGTACGGTGAGGACATCGCACCAAAGGCAGAGTCACTGGGGTCAACAGAATAGCGCTTGGGGTCCATTGAATCGCCATGGTAATCATCCATCATCAAGTCTGTTGCACAAAAAGAACAGCAATTTAGtgaaaataatgcatttaaGGGTCTAATTTGGCTCAGGTTACTCATTGGTTTCTTGAGTGCTGATTGGCCTGTACGGTCTTAACCAAATTACATGCATATATAAACACAGTGTCCATGAGAAATGAAGGCACCCTCTGAAGTGGGTTGTCCTCCCATAACCACGTTAACCATTGACATGGGATTAAATCACGGCAGAAGCTTTGCCTGTGTAGCCGAGCAGCATAATGTTGTGTCATACTGATGTTAATGCTCTAATCTCTAGAGCACCCAAACCACattcaggagagagagagagagagagagagagagagagagagagagagagagagagagagagagagagagagagagagagagagagagagagagagagNgagagagagagagagagagagagagagagagagagagagagagagagagagagagagaggggggaacaCTCAAACCACTCACAAAAGCACTCAACCCTTCACTGGCACTTAAACAGCTCAACTAGCACTAAAGGCCTCCTCTGCATTTTCCGAAGGGCAAATTGGACAGCAGCAGGGACCCAATAATCCAgggaccaaataaaaaaaatcaagcaaAAAACTCTACGGTGACCATTGCAGGTTGAAGTAGAGTAGAAGACTACTCTTTGAAATGAAGGAGTACGCACTTGACTTGGGCTGTCCGTCTGAGTGTTTCTCAGTGTGGAATGAGGAAGATGAGGAAGGAGATGATGAAGGGGCGATGGGCTGGTCACTGAAGAGGTTCTCACACAGCAGGCTTCGACACAGCTTCTTGAGGAAGCGCAGAACGTAGCCGACACTGTTGACCACTGGCAAGCTCAACAGATGCTGCTTACCATCAAATGTGGCTGATGAGAAAAGAAAGAATGTTTGCGGTTAAGACGAAATATACAGTTTCAGCGGCGACAACATAAATGTTATGTAGCACAAAcgtaacttctggtagaccgccacaaagaatcaataactgttgaataggtttaatttaatacaattaatatacaataaaatattaatatataaatatacacttaataaatataaaattaatttaaaaatgtatattaaaattaaatataataaacaaacagatgaaaccatctatacaataaactttatttttacagtgactgtgtttttgtttgtctatatattgattgttttattgtttttattgttgctaCAGTGTTATAAATTGTATGTACACATTGGACATCTCAAATATGAGATGAGATGTTTATTCTAATAAATTACTGTTATGCATTACTGTTATTGGTGCAAATGATATGGGTGTTTTAAAGGaaccgttcacccaaaaattaaaattctgtcatcatttactcacctcgagttgttccaaatctgtatacatttctttgttctgatgaacacagagaaagatatttggaagaatgcttgtaaccaaacagttcttggaccccacggactaccatagtaggaaaaattgcttttttttgttctgttgaagacaaaagaagatattttgaagaatgtaggacagctaacagttctggggcacttttgactaccactgtaatttttcctactatggtagtcaatggggtttaagaactgtttggttacgagcattcttccaaatatctttctctgtgctcaaccaaacaaagatatttatacagatttggaacaactagagagtgggtaattcatgacagaatttacatttttgggtgaactaaccctttaatgGATGCAGATAATGATACCTAAAAATACTGAtgtaaaacattgtaaaaaattATTAATAGCAAATAAGATTGTGTCTATTGTGGTATTGTGTTGAACCTAATTTCTCAATATAcacataaataatgaaaacacattttcaattgtcaaagtaattcatgacagtaAGACTTGACCAACAActattacagtaaaaatgtattattaaaagcAGCTTCATAATAAATGTACACAAGTAATTATTGCCAAACCGCATATACCTTATAAGTAATATTACAAAGTACaatgtaaatacagtaataCAATCACTGTAATAAAAAGAgtatatcgttgctgtccttctgaaaccttgtatctccatatttcgtgatttttttttttttttaaatcaccctttatgtttgttagGTTTTGCATATacctaaccaataaaaagtattaaaagtgcttgtcaactttgacaacacagtatgcaatcattgaaaaagttctgtgtttttcccattccctgaaaaacagcaaatttggacatacaaggtttcaaaaggacagcagcAGCGATACGCAGAACACTCCATTAATTTTAGAAAATGTAGTGGTCCCCACGAGGGTAAAAActtataaatcaaactaaatcatGTTAATTTGatactgtaaaaatgcagaaaggtttgcgGTAGGGTTAGATGATAGCAtctacagtttgtacagtattaaAATCATTGTCTATGGAAAAGTCCCTATAAGACACATAAACCtaaaatgtgtatgtggacattgtgtttgtgtgtgaatataCCTGAGATCTTCTCTCCCCCGTAGCCCTCAGTGAGCAAGGTGAAGACAGCTTTCTGCTGGAACGCGCTGTCAATGCATCCCTGCACAGCCTGCTGGAGCACCACAGACGGCCTGTCTGGACCCAAGTGATCCGGAAGCTGCATAACCTTCTGCCGGTCCAGGTTAGGGCCTGTGTTGACCTGCTTATTCACATAGATACAGACTGGGAAAATggggaaagagagaaaaagtgtTTTAGATTTTTGGAACAGATTAGCACAATATGAAAGttatcttttttgtttatttttgttttcattttaagtcCCTGATATGCAAGATTAGTCTACGAATATAATAGtgtaagttaatattaatatattcattataatcgattaaattaatatttaaaaaatgcaaaacaaagaaaaataatgacatgaaaataacaaatatttaagaTTGTGCAAAGTCAATAATCAAATGTAAGCCAACCATGCAAACTGGCATAAAAATGCTCAttaatttcttttatttctatCATTTCTTTGCTTACATTAAAGCACACTAGATGCTTTCTGGAACACTGTCAAATCATGCTGGGATAACATGGATAATCACTTGTGCACTTGTCCATGACGGCTCAAGTACATGCTGTCATTAAGGCAAACTCACAAATTTGTCAATTTTCCAGTTCACATCTTCAATCCAAAATATGCAAAATAGAAGCATTTTCAGCAGTTTCTACAAAGCCTACTGTATGTCACTTATGACACGTAGTAATGTACATCTACATGTATCTCTGATATATAAAAACTGTCCACATGTCTGCATTGagttgtacacacacacagtacattgAGACGCAATGCACAGCTTCCATATTGACACTCGAAATGCCTTGTGGTTTCACCTTTAAATCCTGTCACTTAAATATTTGTGAAGGAATCTTCAAATATTTGATGCCACGTCTATAGATCGTTTCTGGAGGTCATGAAGGGGGAATTCATTTCTAAGAAATACTGCAACAGATCCACATCCATTTCATGGGACTCAAGAGACAAGCAATGAAAGACTCGcttgaaagagagaaagagtgcaAGAAAAGGAAAAAGCTCTATTAGCAGATTCAGATTTCTGAAGCATCCATAATGCCGTGTGCTGTGCATTTAAAACGCTTGCGCCTGCGATAAAATCAACACAATCTTGCGGGAAATCGGCAACAGCAGGTCACATTTTAACTCTCATTAAATTGGTCTCTGCTCCAAATTTATGAACTGCACTCCTGCTGTTGCcaattcccatgagatcagtCTTAATGAAATAATCCAGCGATAAATCTAATCTAATCAATTTATATATTTCAGTTTCTAATACAAAACTCATTTTATAAGCACTGTTTGGGCTTCCCATGCATTGCCACAGGAATATAAGAAGAAAGAGCCACAGAGAAGAGTGTGTGTAAGAATCCACCAATCACACACACCCCCCGCTCCTCCCACACAATCTGTCCCCACTGACTTGACTCGCTCGTCTGCGGCATGCGGATGCTTTAATCTGACAGATCGCCATGCTGGGGGATTTCCTTCGTCGTCTGTCACACAGAAGCACTATGACCAGgagtcacacacactcaccatgCCGCCCATGGGCAAAACAATAGACGGCAGCAGCGTGTGCatgctgtgtgtgtctgtgcaagAGTGTGTAACTGGATCGAGTCTACAATGAACGGGGGGCAGGGAGGACTGCTTCCACAAATAGGTGATAAGACACAGTGAGTTTAAAAATAGATCATTCATAGCAATATGCCAGACATGTAGGTTTGGAGACGGCGAAAATTCAACACACCCTGGAGAGGCAATATAAGATATATGTGcactcacacatacacatcatTCGTAACACAGCAGAGGAGCTAATAATGACCCCGGGTCACCAAGGTCATGACCCCCACCAGCAGAAGAAACAAGTCCCTTTGCGACCCCCACAACACATATCCCGTACAAATTATACATGCTTTGTAACACAAGGGTGTGTGTGTCACTGCCTGAGGGGTTGAGAAGCAAAAAgtacttttatttaacttatATTTGGAAAATAtccagttaaagggatagctccaaaaatctgtcattactcactctctagttgtacCAAAccggtataaatttctttgtttggttgaaaaaagagaaagatatgtggacaaatgcttgtaaccaaacagttcttggaccccattgactaccatagtagggaaaatgacaatggtagtcctacatttttcaaaatatctttgtgttcaacagaacaaagaaaaaaaatgaagtaattttttctactatggtagctTAGTCATTGTGGTCCAAGACCTGTTTggatataagcattcttccaaatatctttttgtgtgttcatttatacagatttggaacagcctGAAAGTGagaaacagaatttttattttggggtgaactatccctttaatgcacagTGATAGTTCTGCATTGGCacatcttttttgtcttttcgaAGAAATAAATGCTGCTTTTATACATTATGAAGCATTAGGGTGAACCGGTGAAGCTTGATAAAATGAGCATAGTCTTAAAATAAAGGTGGAATTCCCCTGTAATACCttcttataaaatatagaagTGTGAGCATGACTTTCCACTACACAAGATTTAAAAGTTCAGAAACTTGGTCGGCAGACAAAAGGCTCTTGTTCGGTAACTGCTCCCTACAGCAAAGGGATTAAGCTTTCAGAACTCAAGGCGACTTCGGCCATACCCTCACAgcttctcatgtttaatgtggAAAAGCACAGAGAACCAGACAGGTGCCTTAAGAGGAATGGAAATACATTTAGAGTCTCCGCTAAATTTGCACAGCAGAACATAAACTATCGATTAACTCACGCTGTAAATGTATTCAGTTAAAATGATGCGACTTCAATCTGAAattcatattttgcttaaataaGATTTTTCCCACCGAAGAGCTAAGAGGAGGACAGATTTGATATCTCCAGTAGTACGTAGACAAATTAGAAGATAATGTCTCCACGGCTAGATAAGTCAGGTCTTCAATAATGTCCCTCGAGACTTTTACACCTATTAACCTTTAAAATAAGAGATGTAACTACTCTTCTCTCTCCGTCTGGTGATGGATGTTATTGCCAGTTGGGGGATAGCTCACACAGACGACAGGGTCCTGACCTCAAAGATGATGATTGTGCGTGTAggctgtgtaaaataaaatcttcacTATGCATCTGAAACTCTGTGTTCTTACCGTTTGTGAACAGTTgtatttttcttctgtttttatttctccttaaaatgttataaataaaaacacttctgatttaaatgaaacatacagtacatgtaactGGCAGCCCTTTTAAGTCTCCTGAGTTATGAACGAGCATCCCTTGAGAAATAAGATTTTCCTCTGGGTATTGTTGTTTTCAATAACTGATATCTAGTCTGGTTGTTGTAAAAAAAGAGACAGTGGTACTCTCTCACCCCCTGTGAAACACATTCCATCTTATCATCTTATAATAACAGTTACCATAATTCAGATATATGGGTAGAAATACAGCCCCTACTggacaataaaaaaagagaatgagATGCCATTGAGCCATAATGCAACTCCTTAGAGGATAGTAATTCCTCCATCTCCCACATTTTATTGTCCTTGCTATAGTTTCTGGGTTCCGCATGATAATGTTTCAGAATGAATGGAGTGAAACAGGACGTATTCGGGTGTTTGCTTGTGTGTTACCTGTGAGGACTTGTGAGGTGGCTGAATGGGGGACTGTGGCAGCGTCCTGTGGGATTGAGCTCATGTCTGGCTCAGGTGTGCTGCTGGGAGGTGAGATGGCCAGAGGTGTCATCAGGCGTGACTTTAGctgtaattaaaatatatattgtaaacaattttgtaaacatgtaataaaatgtttaaaggaacagttcacccaaaaatgaaaattctgtcatcatttactcaccctcaagttgttccaaatctgtaaacatttctttgttctgatgaacacagagaaagatatttggaagaatgtttgtaaccaaacagtactTGGCCACCTTTAATtagcatagtaggaaaattgctttataaatgtatttgttctgtttaaaacaaaagaagatattttgaaaaatgtaggaaagcaaacagttgtggGGCACTTTTGCCCACCAttgtaaattttcctactatggtagtcaatgatggccaagaactctttggttacaagcacactattaaaaaaacatattttttcacgtataatgtccaaaaaactgtaattttatgaaatttaactttttgtatttttgcaatacggtcaaaaaccgtATTTAATTTTACGAGGAAAACTATATTACGCAATATTTCTGGtgtcccagctgccagaaaatttctgttcttttacgggattttttttacagtgaattctttcaactcgagggtaaatgatgacagaatttttatttttggatgaactgtccctttcatttttttttgaTAATTAGCATAATAAACAGTAGAAAAACACTAGAGAAAAtgctttaaatctttttttacattaaataaatttaatctAACAAATATAATTTCACAAATATAATCACAAAATATATTATCATAATAAGATAAAACATTGACAATTTTGTACTATTACGTTAACATGGTCCACATCacaatgtttgattttttcCTCTATTCCCAAAACGAGACTTTAAAATGAGACTTTGTAacttttggaccccactgtaTTATACGATAGAAAACTGCCACAGTTGTTAAAACTCTTAGAAAAGCTCTAACTATTAGATTTAGATAGTAAGGATGTATTTTTGGTCGGTCTCTTGCTAATCCACTAACATACTCATAAAGAGCATGTTACTCTTTAAATCAGCATGAGCAACATTATGAGGCTTGTGCTCAGGCACACATGctaaaaataactgaaaagCAGCAGACTGCAGAAACATCAGTCAAAGTGCAACACACTCGATCCCCTCCTTCTCTGCACAGTCAACATCAGACCTGTGCATGGACCTGCCCATATACAGCCACACAGTGTTATACATCCACAGTCTAGATTGTATGCACCGCTTAATGACATTTCCAGTTGTGCATTTGGCACACACTTTTATCCGACTTAACTTAACACAGCATGAACAGTGGGGAGGCCTTTGTGGTGACTGGTGACCTACAAATACACGCTCATTGCTGACATATAAATGGACATGCAAACACTATCATATTTGCTGACCTTAAAACCAGGTTTCCTCCCTCTCTTCTTAGGCACTTTAATGGGTGGGAGGGATTCTGGGTAGCGACTCTGATATTCCGGGTGCCTTTTCAGGGGTGGGCGACCCCTTTTGCGGCCTGGAACTTTTCCACTTGGGGGCGGGAGGAAGGAGGGGATAATGGCCCCAGGTGATTGCATCTCTCCGCCCCCTGACTGAACCGATGCAGCTGGAAGAATACTCATCAAACCTACAcgacaaaaataacaaaagaaatgcTTAACAGTGTATTCACGTGAATATTTAATCATTCTTGGTCTTTTGCAATGTTAGAAGTAAATTGTTGAATCTTGACTGTTGTATTACATGTGTATTATGTCATGGAGAGTATGCTTGATATTTGGTCCACCTGTCTTGTGTTTAAACACTTTGTATTTGTATACTTTGTAAAATCCAAATTTAAGTGGAAAACATGGCTTCATTTGACTGAATGTGTAGGTTGCGTAACAAAACACAAGACACAAAACCGCATCTTCTAACACTTTGACACCCACTAACCAAAACATACAAGTAAAAAGAATTTGTGGAGACTGTATGCCAATTTTTTTACCTAATCCAGAGACAAACTAATCTAAAACTAAAATGTGGAGAAAGCAGCACAACACCCCTAGAAGTAAAAAAACCCCTCAAAACCATAGCCTTGAACACAGCAACCTGTCGTGCTATGTTTACAGTGACCCAGACAAGACCTGTAGTAAACAGTCTAGATAAAACAAAAGAtattataaaaatgcataaaacataGCACCACATGCACATTAACCATCATTACTTTTTTAGAAAGCCCTGGACAAACATACTTGTGAATCCGAAACTGGTCTGGTACGAATGATCTGAAGAACAAAAGCCTAATAGTGAAGCTGTAAG encodes the following:
- the scml4 gene encoding sex comb on midleg-like protein 4 isoform X5, producing MSILPAASVQSGGGEMQSPGAIIPSFLPPPSGKVPGRKRGRPPLKRHPEYQSRYPESLPPIKVPKKRGRKPGFKLKSRLMTPLAISPPSSTPEPDMSSIPQDAATVPHSATSQVLTVCIYVNKQVNTGPNLDRQKVMQLPDHLGPDRPSVVLQQAVQGCIDSAFQQKAVFTLLTEGYGGEKISEQKKAIFPTMVVRGVQELFGYKHSSKYLSLCSSEQRNVYRFGTTRATFDGKQHLLSLPVVNSVGYVLRFLKKLCRSLLCENLFSDQPIAPSSSPSSSSSFHTEKHSDGQPKSNLMMDDYHGDSMDPKRYSVDPSDSAFGAMSSPYTATKSAYGFRSGPTYSGGVCRQAASPSTFQEGNRSGIPRINQNYILPLNSISLYPAYSPSSEGGEAKPPPSKDPSRWSVDEVVWFIKDADPQALGPHVDLFRKHEIDGDALLLLKSDMIMKYLGLKLGPALKLCYHIDKLKQNKF
- the scml4 gene encoding sex comb on midleg-like protein 4 isoform X3 produces the protein MRLRGRDLEDSTVSWIPSVLGVQSVRLRLRLDRSDNRGRGLWQLVDLEGEEAQSGRSLRDKTPPTCSQSLMSILPAASVQSGGGEMQSPGAIIPSFLPPPSGKVPGRKRGRPPLKRHPEYQSRYPESLPPIKVPKKRGRKPGFKLKSRLMTPLAISPPSSTPEPDMSSIPQDAATVPHSATSQVLTVCIYVNKQVNTGPNLDRQKVMQLPDHLGPDRPSVVLQQAVQGCIDSAFQQKAVFTLLTEGYGGEKISATFDGKQHLLSLPVVNSVGYVLRFLKKLCRSLLCENLFSDQPIAPSSSPSSSSSFHTEKHSDGQPKSNLMMDDYHGDSMDPKRYSVDPSDSAFGAMSSPYTATKSAYGFRSGPTYSGGVCRQAASPSTFQEGNRSGIPRINQNYILPLNSISLYPAYSPSSEGGEAKPPPSKDPSRWSVDEVVWFIKDADPQALGPHVDLFRKHEIDGDALLLLKSDMIMKYLGLKLGPALKLCYHIDKLKQNKF
- the scml4 gene encoding sex comb on midleg-like protein 4 isoform X2; translation: MRLRGRDLEDSTVSWIPSVLGVQSVRLRLRLDRSDNRGRGLWQLVDLEGEEAQSGRSLRDKTPPTCSQSLMSILPAASVQSGGGEMQSPGAIIPSFLPPPSGKVPGRKRGRPPLKRHPEYQSRYPESLPPIKVPKKRGRKPGFKLKSRLMTPLAISPPSSTPEPDMSSIPQDAATVPHSATSQVLTVCIYVNKQVNTGPNLDRQKVMQLPDHLGPDRPSVVLQQAVQGCIDSAFQQKAVFTLLTEGYGGEKISEQKKAIFPTMVVRGVQELFGYKHSSKYLSLCSSEQRNVYRFGTTRATFDGKQHLLSLPVVNSVGYVLRFLKKLCRSLLCENLFSDQPIAPSSSPSSSSSFHTEKHSDGQPKSNLMMDDYHGDSMDPKRYSVDPSDSAFGAMSSPYTATKSAYGFRSGPTYSGGVCRQAASPSTFQEGNRSAYSPSSEGGEAKPPPSKDPSRWSVDEVVWFIKDADPQALGPHVDLFRKHEIDGDALLLLKSDMIMKYLGLKLGPALKLCYHIDKLKQNKF
- the scml4 gene encoding sex comb on midleg-like protein 4 isoform X4, with the translated sequence MRLRGRDLEDSTVSWIPSVLGVQSVRLRLRLDRSDNRGRGLWQLVDLEGEEAQSGRSLRDKTPPTCSQSLMSILPAASVQSGGGEMQSPGAIIPSFLPPPSGKVPGRKRGRPPLKRHPEYQSRYPESLPPIKVPKKRGRKPGFKLKSRLMTPLAISPPSSTPEPDMSSIPQDAATVPHSATSQVLTVCIYVNKQVNTGPNLDRQKVMQLPDHLGPDRPSVVLQQAVQGCIDSAFQQKAVFTLLTEGYGGEKISATFDGKQHLLSLPVVNSVGYVLRFLKKLCRSLLCENLFSDQPIAPSSSPSSSSSFHTEKHSDGQPKSNLMMDDYHGDSMDPKRYSVDPSDSAFGAMSSPYTATKSAYGFRSGPTYSGGVCRQAASPSTFQEGNRSAYSPSSEGGEAKPPPSKDPSRWSVDEVVWFIKDADPQALGPHVDLFRKHEIDGDALLLLKSDMIMKYLGLKLGPALKLCYHIDKLKQNKF
- the scml4 gene encoding sex comb on midleg-like protein 4 isoform X1, coding for MRLRGRDLEDSTVSWIPSVLGVQSVRLRLRLDRSDNRGRGLWQLVDLEGEEAQSGRSLRDKTPPTCSQSLMSILPAASVQSGGGEMQSPGAIIPSFLPPPSGKVPGRKRGRPPLKRHPEYQSRYPESLPPIKVPKKRGRKPGFKLKSRLMTPLAISPPSSTPEPDMSSIPQDAATVPHSATSQVLTVCIYVNKQVNTGPNLDRQKVMQLPDHLGPDRPSVVLQQAVQGCIDSAFQQKAVFTLLTEGYGGEKISEQKKAIFPTMVVRGVQELFGYKHSSKYLSLCSSEQRNVYRFGTTRATFDGKQHLLSLPVVNSVGYVLRFLKKLCRSLLCENLFSDQPIAPSSSPSSSSSFHTEKHSDGQPKSNLMMDDYHGDSMDPKRYSVDPSDSAFGAMSSPYTATKSAYGFRSGPTYSGGVCRQAASPSTFQEGNRSGIPRINQNYILPLNSISLYPAYSPSSEGGEAKPPPSKDPSRWSVDEVVWFIKDADPQALGPHVDLFRKHEIDGDALLLLKSDMIMKYLGLKLGPALKLCYHIDKLKQNKF